Proteins from a genomic interval of Trifolium pratense cultivar HEN17-A07 linkage group LG6, ARS_RC_1.1, whole genome shotgun sequence:
- the LOC123890644 gene encoding dolichyl-diphosphooligosaccharide--protein glycosyltransferase subunit 2-like isoform X2 — protein MATILAKFLLLLFTISICNAVTIPTPISDSHRSAALQLFHGSSSSLEETYEALRVFEILALENKPDVSSATCQNVVENLGSSSSLKDLFYALKVNGILKCKVDRAVFQGTASRLKATVNDASTLVDIYYTIGSLVLIKDQAPNVDVLLADADGTFHSIKALSQSDGRWRYSSDNPESSTYAAGLALEALAGVISLASSEIDQSRVNTVKSDILKLFDSIQKYDDGTFYFDEKFGGGREHQGSLSTTSSVVRGVTSFAAVTSGKIDLPGDKVLGLAKFFLGIGVPGSAKDFFNQVESLALLESKRVPIPLVLSLPATVYSLSKKDQLKVTVNTVLGSAAPPLTVKLVRAFHTDAKGSAVIEGKELQYDQSSGLHVLSVFPDNVDVGTYVFVFEIVLHDSGSENDYAIGGQIRVPIYVTGIVKVSNAEIAVLDSDLGSDETQKTLDLAGTDVVSLSANHLQKLRFSFQLTTPHGRAFKPRQVLLKLRHETKYEHIFVVRNTGKKFEIILDFLGLVDKFYYLSGRYDFELTVGDAVMENSFLRPLGHLELDLPEAPEKAARLPPLPVDPYSRYGPKAEIGHLFRAPEKRPPQNVSLAFLILTLLPFIGFLVGLLRLGVNFKNFPSSAVPATYAILFQLGVAAVLLLYVLFWLKLDLFTTLKALGFLGAFLLFVGHRILSHLGSTSAKLKSA, from the exons ATGGCCACAATCCTTGCAAAATTTCTCCTCCTGCTTTTCACTATTTCGATCTGCAACGCCGTCACCATTCCAACTCCAATCTCCGATTCTCATCGTTCCGCTGCTTTACAACTCTTCCATGGATCTTCTTCAAG TTTAGAAGAAACATATGAGGCTCTAAGAGTTTTTGAGATTCTTGCCCTTGAGAATAAGCCTGATGTGAGCTCAGCCACTTGTCAGAATGTAGTGGAAAATCTTGGGTCGTCGTCTTCTTTAAAGGATTTGTTCTATGCCTTAAAGGTCAATGGCATATTGAAATGCAAAGTTGATAGGGCTGTTTTCCAG gGTACTGCTTCAAGACTTAAAGCTACCGTCAATGATGCAAGTACTTTGGTTGACATCTACTATACAATAGGAAGTTTGGTTCTTATAAAG GATCAGGCACCTAATGTTGATGTGCTTCTTGCTGATGCTGATGGGACTTTCCATTCAATCAAG GCTTTGAGCCAAAGTGATGGAAGATGGCGCTACAGTTCTGATAATCCTGAGTCGAGTACCTACGCTGCTG GATTAGCACTTGAAGCACTGGCTGGAGTCATCTCACTAGCATCTTCGGAAATTGATCAATCTAGG GTAAATACAGTGAAAAGTGATATATTGAAGCTTTTTGACAGCATCCAGAAATATG acgATGGAACATTTTATTTTGATGAGAAATTTGGCGGTGGCCGTGAGCATCAGGGTTCTCTTTCCACAACTTCTTCAGTTGTTCGAGGGGTTACATCATTTGCTGCTGTAACTTCTGGAAAAATAGAT CTTCCAGGGGATAAAGTATTGGGTTTAGCAAAATTCTTTTTAGGCATTGGAGTCCCAGGAAGTGCCAAGGACTTCTTCAATCAAGTTGAATCATTAGCTCTTCTGGAGAGCAAAAg GGTTCCCATCCCATTGGTGCTGTCACTTCCTGCAACAGTTTATTCATTGTCCAAAAAAGATCAACTCAAG GTTACAGTGAATACAGTACTTGGTTCAGCCGCACCACCTCTAACAGTTAAGCTTGTCCGAGCTTTCCACACTGATGCCAAAGGTTCGGCTGTTATTGAGGGCAAG GAGCTCCAGTACGATCAAAGTAGTGGACTTCATGTCTTGAGTGTTTTCCCAGATAATGTGGATGTGGGAACATATGTGTTTGTTTTTGAG ATTGTGCTTCATGATTCTGGTAGTGAAAATGATTATGCTATCGGAGGCCAAATTCGTGTGCCAATATATGTCACCGGCATTGTTAAAGTTAGCAACGCAGAAATTGCAGTTCTTGACAGTGATCTTGGAAGTGATGAAACCCAGAAAAC GCTAGATTTGGCTGGAACTGATGTTGTTTCACTCTCAGCTAACCACCTTCAAAAGTTGCGTTTTTCTTTCCAGTTGACAACGCCTCATGGCCGTGCTTTTAAGCCGCGTCAG GTGTTGCTTAAGTTGAGGCATGAGACAAAATATGAACACATCTTTGTGGTTCGAAATACCGGCAAGAAGTTTGAGATTATTCTT GATTTTCTTGGCTTGGTGGACAAGTTTTATTATCTCTCAGGCAGATATGATTTTGAGCTTACTGTTGGTGATGCTGTCATG GAGAACTCTTTCTTACGGCCACTTGGTCATTTAGAATTAGATCTTCCAGAAGCACCCGAGAAGGCAGCACGCCTTCCTCCGCTACCTGTTGATCCTTACTCAAGATATGGGCCTAAAGCAGAGATAGGTCACTTGTTTAGGGCTCCTGAAAAGCGACCACCCCAGAATGTCTCTCTTGCTTTCTTGATTTTGACCCTTTTGCCATTCATTGGCTTTTTGGTTGGG CTATTGCGCCTGGGGGTGAACTTCAAGAACTTCCCTTCTTCAGCAGTACCCGCTACATATGCCATCCTATTCCAACTTGGTGTTGCTGCAGTTCTATTGCTTTACGTACTTTTCTGGTTGAAG CTGGACTTGTTCACTACACTCAAAGCATTAGGGTTTTTGGGAGCTTTTCTGTTGTTTGTGGGACATAGAATACTTTCCCATCTCGGTTCAACATCAGCTAAGCTGAAGTCTGCATGA
- the LOC123889739 gene encoding H/ACA ribonucleoprotein complex subunit 3-like protein, which yields MYLQFYINDNGDKVYTTKKESPVGLATQSAHPARFSPDDKFSRQRILLKKRFGLLPTQHPAPKY from the exons ATGTATCTTCAATTTTACATCAACGATAACGGTGACAAGGTTTACACTACTAAG AAAGAGTCACCAGTTGGGTTGGCTACTCAATCTGCTCATCCag CTCGGTTTTCACCTGATGACAAGTTTTCAAGGCAGAGAATTCTTCTGAAGAAGCGATTTGGACTGTTACCAACCCAACATCCAGCTCCAAAATACTGA
- the LOC123888103 gene encoding serine/threonine-protein kinase tricornered-like: MDSARSWLSKFQPRDKLRASTRKKDDVNIGNIGIEDSNAPLDDDDALSSVTKQKVAAAKQYIENHYKEQMKNLQERKERRTILEKKLADADVSEEDQNNLLKFLEKKETEYMRLQRHKMGVEDFEMLTMIGKGAFGEVRVCREKTTEHVYAMKKLKKSEMLRRGQVEHVRAERNLLAEVDSNCIVKLYCSFQDDEYLYLIMEYLPGGDMMTLLMRKDTLTEDEARFYVGETVLAIESIHKHNYIHRDIKPDNLLLDKYGHLKLSDFGLCKPLDCSTLEESDLSIGQNANGTAQNDDRTGPKRTQQEQLENWQKNRRTLAYSTVGTPDYIAPEVLLKKGYGMECDWWSLGAIMYEMLVGYPPFYSDDPMSTCRKIVNWKSHLKFPEEARLSPEATDLISNLLCNVNQRLGSNGAAEIKSHPFFEGVQWEKLYQMEAAFIPEVNDELDTQNFEKFEESDSQTHSSSRSGPWRKMLSSKDFNFVGYTYKNFDIVNDYQVPGMTELKKTSKPRRPSVKSLFDGDSENSEASDVSEVSANNQPTQ; the protein is encoded by the exons ATGGATTCGGCGAGGAGTTGGTTATCGAAGTTTCAACCGCGAGATAAATTAAGAGCTTCAACGAGGAAGAAAGATGATGTTAATATCGGTAATATCGGAATTGAAGATTCCAATGCACctcttgatgatgatgatgctctTTCTAGTGTCACCAAGCAGAAGGTTGCCGCTGCTAAACAATATATTGAGAATCATTACAAGGAACAAATGAAGAATCTTCAAGAGAGAAAAGAGCG TCGAACAATCTTGGAAAAGAAGTTGGCTGATGCCGATGTCTCTGAGGAAGATCAAAATAATCTActtaaatttttagaaaagaagGAAACAGAATATATGCGTCTTCAGAGGCATAAAATGGGTGTTGAGGATTTTGAGATGTTAACTATGATTGGAAAAGGTGCATTTGGGGAG GTTAGAGTGTGTAGGGAAAAGACTACAGAGCATGTATATGCAATGAAAAAGCTAAAGAAATCAGAGATGCTTCGAAGAGGCCAG GTAGAACATGTCAGAGCTGAGAGGAATCTACTTGCAGAGGTTGACAGCAATTGCATAGTTAAACTTTATTGTTCTTTCCAGGATGATGAGTATCTATATCTTATTATGGAGTATCTTCCGGGAGGGGATATGATGACTCTTCTTATGAGAAAGGATACATTAACCGAAGACGAAGCCCGATTTTATGTAGGAGAAACAGTTCTGGCTATCGAATCTATACATAAACACAATTATATACATAG GGATATTAAACCCGACAACTTATTACTTGATAAATATGGGCACTTGAAACTATCAGATTTTGGACTATGTAAACCGTTAGACTGTAGTACACTTGAAGAATCAGATTTGTCTATTGGTCAGAATGCAAATGGAACTGCACAAAATGATGATCGTACAGGTCCAAAACGTACTCAACAAGAACAGTTAGAAAACTGGCAGAAAAATAGGAGGACACTT GCTTATTCTACCGTCGGTACACCAGATTATATTGCTCCAGAAGTTCTATTGAAGAAAGGTTATGGGATGGAATGTGATTG gTGGTCACTTGGAGCTATTATGTATGAAATGTTGGTCGGATATCCACCTTTTTATTCCGATGATCCAATGTCAACGTGTAGAAAG ATAGTAAATTGGAAATCTCATCTGAAATTTCCTGAAGAGGCAAGACTATCTCCAGAGGCCACAGATCTTATAAGTAACCTTTTGTGTAATGTCAACCAGAGACTGGGGTCAAATGGTGCAGCTGAAATAAAG TCTCATCCATTCTTTGAAGGTGTTCAATGGGAAAAGTTGTATCAAATGGAAGCAGCATTTATTCCAGAAGTCAATGACGAGTTAGatactcaaaattttgagaaatttgaaGAG TCTGACAGCCAGACTCATTCATCATCAAGATCTGGTCCATGGAGAAAG ATGCTTTCATCTAAGGACTTCAATTTTGTGGGATACACATACAAGAACTTTGATATTGTTAACGACTATCAAGTTCCTGGGATGA CTGAGCTAAAGAAAACCTCCAAACCAAGGAGGCCATCTGTCAAGTCGTTGTTTG ATGGCGATTCGGAGAATTCTGAGGCTTCTGATGTTTCAGAAGTGTCTGCAAACAATCAACCTACTCAATGA
- the LOC123890644 gene encoding dolichyl-diphosphooligosaccharide--protein glycosyltransferase subunit 2-like isoform X1: protein MATILAKFLLLLFTISICNAVTIPTPISDSHRSAALQLFHGSSSSLEETYEALRVFEILALENKPDVSSATCQNVVENLGSSSSLKDLFYALKVNGILKCKVDRAVFQGTASRLKATVNDASTLVDIYYTIGSLVLIKDQAPNVDVLLADADGTFHSIKALSQSDGRWRYSSDNPESSTYAAGLALEALAGVISLASSEIDQSRVNTVKSDILKLFDSIQKYGTDDGTFYFDEKFGGGREHQGSLSTTSSVVRGVTSFAAVTSGKIDLPGDKVLGLAKFFLGIGVPGSAKDFFNQVESLALLESKRVPIPLVLSLPATVYSLSKKDQLKVTVNTVLGSAAPPLTVKLVRAFHTDAKGSAVIEGKELQYDQSSGLHVLSVFPDNVDVGTYVFVFEIVLHDSGSENDYAIGGQIRVPIYVTGIVKVSNAEIAVLDSDLGSDETQKTLDLAGTDVVSLSANHLQKLRFSFQLTTPHGRAFKPRQVLLKLRHETKYEHIFVVRNTGKKFEIILDFLGLVDKFYYLSGRYDFELTVGDAVMENSFLRPLGHLELDLPEAPEKAARLPPLPVDPYSRYGPKAEIGHLFRAPEKRPPQNVSLAFLILTLLPFIGFLVGLLRLGVNFKNFPSSAVPATYAILFQLGVAAVLLLYVLFWLKLDLFTTLKALGFLGAFLLFVGHRILSHLGSTSAKLKSA, encoded by the exons ATGGCCACAATCCTTGCAAAATTTCTCCTCCTGCTTTTCACTATTTCGATCTGCAACGCCGTCACCATTCCAACTCCAATCTCCGATTCTCATCGTTCCGCTGCTTTACAACTCTTCCATGGATCTTCTTCAAG TTTAGAAGAAACATATGAGGCTCTAAGAGTTTTTGAGATTCTTGCCCTTGAGAATAAGCCTGATGTGAGCTCAGCCACTTGTCAGAATGTAGTGGAAAATCTTGGGTCGTCGTCTTCTTTAAAGGATTTGTTCTATGCCTTAAAGGTCAATGGCATATTGAAATGCAAAGTTGATAGGGCTGTTTTCCAG gGTACTGCTTCAAGACTTAAAGCTACCGTCAATGATGCAAGTACTTTGGTTGACATCTACTATACAATAGGAAGTTTGGTTCTTATAAAG GATCAGGCACCTAATGTTGATGTGCTTCTTGCTGATGCTGATGGGACTTTCCATTCAATCAAG GCTTTGAGCCAAAGTGATGGAAGATGGCGCTACAGTTCTGATAATCCTGAGTCGAGTACCTACGCTGCTG GATTAGCACTTGAAGCACTGGCTGGAGTCATCTCACTAGCATCTTCGGAAATTGATCAATCTAGG GTAAATACAGTGAAAAGTGATATATTGAAGCTTTTTGACAGCATCCAGAAATATGGTACGG acgATGGAACATTTTATTTTGATGAGAAATTTGGCGGTGGCCGTGAGCATCAGGGTTCTCTTTCCACAACTTCTTCAGTTGTTCGAGGGGTTACATCATTTGCTGCTGTAACTTCTGGAAAAATAGAT CTTCCAGGGGATAAAGTATTGGGTTTAGCAAAATTCTTTTTAGGCATTGGAGTCCCAGGAAGTGCCAAGGACTTCTTCAATCAAGTTGAATCATTAGCTCTTCTGGAGAGCAAAAg GGTTCCCATCCCATTGGTGCTGTCACTTCCTGCAACAGTTTATTCATTGTCCAAAAAAGATCAACTCAAG GTTACAGTGAATACAGTACTTGGTTCAGCCGCACCACCTCTAACAGTTAAGCTTGTCCGAGCTTTCCACACTGATGCCAAAGGTTCGGCTGTTATTGAGGGCAAG GAGCTCCAGTACGATCAAAGTAGTGGACTTCATGTCTTGAGTGTTTTCCCAGATAATGTGGATGTGGGAACATATGTGTTTGTTTTTGAG ATTGTGCTTCATGATTCTGGTAGTGAAAATGATTATGCTATCGGAGGCCAAATTCGTGTGCCAATATATGTCACCGGCATTGTTAAAGTTAGCAACGCAGAAATTGCAGTTCTTGACAGTGATCTTGGAAGTGATGAAACCCAGAAAAC GCTAGATTTGGCTGGAACTGATGTTGTTTCACTCTCAGCTAACCACCTTCAAAAGTTGCGTTTTTCTTTCCAGTTGACAACGCCTCATGGCCGTGCTTTTAAGCCGCGTCAG GTGTTGCTTAAGTTGAGGCATGAGACAAAATATGAACACATCTTTGTGGTTCGAAATACCGGCAAGAAGTTTGAGATTATTCTT GATTTTCTTGGCTTGGTGGACAAGTTTTATTATCTCTCAGGCAGATATGATTTTGAGCTTACTGTTGGTGATGCTGTCATG GAGAACTCTTTCTTACGGCCACTTGGTCATTTAGAATTAGATCTTCCAGAAGCACCCGAGAAGGCAGCACGCCTTCCTCCGCTACCTGTTGATCCTTACTCAAGATATGGGCCTAAAGCAGAGATAGGTCACTTGTTTAGGGCTCCTGAAAAGCGACCACCCCAGAATGTCTCTCTTGCTTTCTTGATTTTGACCCTTTTGCCATTCATTGGCTTTTTGGTTGGG CTATTGCGCCTGGGGGTGAACTTCAAGAACTTCCCTTCTTCAGCAGTACCCGCTACATATGCCATCCTATTCCAACTTGGTGTTGCTGCAGTTCTATTGCTTTACGTACTTTTCTGGTTGAAG CTGGACTTGTTCACTACACTCAAAGCATTAGGGTTTTTGGGAGCTTTTCTGTTGTTTGTGGGACATAGAATACTTTCCCATCTCGGTTCAACATCAGCTAAGCTGAAGTCTGCATGA